In Fusobacterium hwasookii, a single window of DNA contains:
- a CDS encoding vWA domain-containing protein: MKNTKKITILLLILASLFLIACGKDEKKDDTENKAGDKVEANVSTNLSEEELQIAKGVNGDLPDPVYTYEAIVDEAGGLYQSPDARENNYVKKHDIWKEDVQRELKKIEPALGEDASEEEIQHLFKQLLYIAGYDYTPFETIDRFSYVIFKNDMENPFTHEKIEENMNVNVEIVLDASGSMVKKIGDKTMMEIAKESIKQVLSEMPANAKVGIRVFGHKGDNTASKKDESCGSNELIYPIGDLNVEGIEKALEPIQPTGWTSIAKSIEYGVEDLKALDGEKTLNILYIITDGIETCGGNPVEIAKQLKGENTNIVLGIIGFNVDANQNRLLKQIADAAGGYYSSVNDADKLTGELYRINELAFSDYKWEVLDDNLIIKVKGMHNEILTFNKIAYGNKGISEKVDLSTAILYGGISKNDPKFAGLYVSLGKVDKRLKELSEERKNKIDAIFEEEYNKIKKESDEYIAYLESRKGEMVAYVPSTSRVSPRSAYYTGTSNKGGTREDAKKDAEKIKEEKEAAKQ, translated from the coding sequence ATGAAAAACACAAAAAAAATTACTATATTACTACTTATCTTAGCTAGTTTATTTTTAATAGCTTGTGGAAAAGATGAAAAAAAAGATGATACAGAAAATAAAGCAGGAGATAAGGTAGAGGCAAATGTTTCCACTAATCTTTCAGAAGAAGAGTTACAAATAGCAAAAGGTGTCAATGGTGATTTACCAGATCCGGTATATACTTATGAAGCAATAGTTGATGAAGCAGGCGGTTTATATCAATCACCAGATGCAAGGGAAAATAATTATGTAAAAAAACATGATATATGGAAAGAAGATGTTCAAAGGGAGTTGAAAAAAATAGAACCAGCATTGGGTGAAGATGCTTCTGAAGAAGAAATTCAACACCTATTTAAACAACTTTTATATATTGCAGGTTATGATTACACACCATTTGAAACAATAGATAGATTTTCTTATGTGATTTTTAAAAATGATATGGAAAATCCATTTACTCATGAAAAAATTGAAGAAAATATGAATGTCAATGTAGAAATAGTCTTGGATGCATCAGGTTCAATGGTAAAGAAAATTGGAGATAAAACAATGATGGAAATTGCAAAAGAATCTATCAAACAAGTTTTATCAGAAATGCCAGCTAATGCAAAAGTAGGAATAAGAGTATTTGGACATAAAGGAGATAATACAGCTTCTAAAAAAGATGAATCATGTGGTTCAAATGAATTAATTTATCCAATTGGAGATTTGAATGTAGAAGGAATAGAAAAAGCCTTAGAACCTATACAACCGACAGGATGGACTTCAATTGCAAAATCAATTGAATATGGAGTGGAAGATTTAAAAGCTTTAGATGGAGAAAAAACACTAAATATTTTATATATAATTACAGATGGAATAGAAACTTGTGGTGGAAATCCAGTTGAAATAGCAAAGCAATTAAAAGGAGAAAATACAAATATTGTTCTAGGAATAATTGGTTTTAATGTAGATGCAAATCAAAATAGATTACTAAAACAAATTGCTGATGCGGCGGGTGGTTACTATTCATCAGTAAATGATGCAGATAAACTTACAGGAGAACTATATAGAATAAATGAACTAGCTTTTTCAGATTATAAATGGGAAGTCTTAGATGATAATTTGATAATTAAGGTTAAAGGAATGCATAATGAAATTCTTACATTTAATAAGATAGCTTATGGAAACAAAGGAATTTCAGAAAAAGTAGATTTATCAACTGCTATTCTATATGGAGGTATTTCAAAAAATGATCCTAAGTTTGCTGGATTATATGTATCGCTTGGAAAAGTAGATAAAAGACTTAAAGAATTAAGTGAAGAAAGAAAAAATAAAATAGATGCTATATTTGAAGAAGAATACAATAAAATAAAAAAAGAATCTGATGAATATATTGCTTATTTAGAAAGTAGAAAAGGTGAAATGGTTGCCTATGTGCCATCAACAAGTAGAGTAAGTCCTCGTAGTGCATATTATACTGGAACATCTAATAAGGGTGGAACAAGAGAAGATGCTAAAAAAGATGCTGAAAAAATAAAAGAAGAAAAAGAAGCAGCTAAACAATAG